One Ictidomys tridecemlineatus isolate mIctTri1 unplaced genomic scaffold, mIctTri1.hap1 Scaffold_761, whole genome shotgun sequence genomic region harbors:
- the Peg3 gene encoding paternally-expressed gene 3 protein isoform X2, translated as MRARNMCHASLGSASECSTKDAESYQNVVNLNQDRKPQNPVQDNMENYRKLLSLGVQLAEDDRHSHMTQGHSSRSRRSVYPSTSRGLKTMPEAKKPSHRRGICEDESCHGVIMEKFIKDVSRGPRSGRAREPEERPQRLPRMPDDNWKDAAFSRRESVIQERGSEGSAFRGGFRFNSSLVSRKRVLERKRRYHFDTVHDHNGCVRKKPFDCGSEMRKAMSMSSLNGLGSSSYSESQSVDFGSMAYVCDECGRSFNVISEFVEHQIMHTRENLYEYGESFIHSVAVSEVQKGQVGGKRFECKECGETFNKSAALAEHRKIHARECRAERREQEHEETVMPSPTFSELQKIYGKDKFYECRVCKETFLHSSALIEHQKIHNRGNFGEDKDNEREPEREREHREIFMPNAALNEFQKMYNKEKIYECKVCGETFLHSSSLKEHQKVHTRGNPFENRSKVCEETFIPGQSLKRRQKTYTKEKLFAFADGRDAFMQSSDLSERQKIHARKNFFESRAYEKSVIHSTPFTESQKSHTITRPPEDEEDEKAFTISSNPDEDQRVSTTGRFYKRSVIHSFTPAETLRSHSIAGPSQLKAVAESTIQSSAAARSACEGKEHKRSVIHSLAAPRPLKRHSGNGQNECDEKGESSIYISDLNNKRRKIAARENPSEAGKNNNYKDSVMPSVSHAEPPRSLAGEGSSEFKQDAKFSLPSSNVREHQKARAKKKYIEHRGNETSVIHSLHFGELQTVRPREKLYECQECGECFARSSDLTEHQKIHNREKPSGSRIYERSVIRSLAPTDPQTSYAQERYAEEQARYKRRESGQSSAFSSFFRARLNIYTQEKSSGKATRGQEPHSRETRAREPQREETHAWEPRGKKTLAQEPHGEETCAWKPHGEEAHAQEPHREETPAQEPYGKEICAQKPRGEETPAQKPHREETPAQEPQGEETRGQEPPGEETHHQETQSQETHGQKPHGKEPRGQEPRGQEPCGQEPRGEEPRGQEPHGEEPHGVEAHGEETHDQEMVEDTVIQGSDLEERQKDDPDDTIYECQDCGLGFADLTDLTGHQDVHIRKSVDSSKDTESQVHVHSINEFSKEFTGEQLFECPKCGESFIHSSFLFEHQRIHEQDQLYSMKGCDDGFISLLPVKPRRNRAAERNPALAGSAIRCLQCGQGFIHSSALNEHMRHHREDELLEQSEMAEEVLIHGFALTEFQGSETEEKLFECTICGECFFTAKELGDHHTKVHKDEPYEYGPSYTHTSFLAEPFRKPMPFYECKDCGQAFIHDTVLTKHTVFHPEEEEEEEEEEEEEEEEEEAAAAQEVEANVLVPQEILRIQGSNIEAAEPEVEVAEPEVEAAEPEVEAAEPNGEAEGPGGEAAEPHGEAEQPIVDADEPDGVGIEDPEEGAQGPEGDADGPEGLGVGDPEEEGEDEEIEVEEPYDGYKECTETFPCSAALGGPLKAQASMVMLEPVGAPGECSGYIQRASTSTGGTQPADEKHFRCDVCGQLFSDRLSLARHQNSHTG; from the exons ATGAGGGCAAGGAATATGTGTCATGCGTCTTTGGGATCTGCCTCAGAGTGTAGCACCAAG GATGCGGAATCATACCAGAATGTCGTGAACCTCAATCAGGACAGGAAACCTCAGAACCCAGTCCAGGACAACATGGAGAACTACAGGAAGTTGCTCTCCCTGG GGGTACAACTTGCTGAAGATGACCGCCATTCCCACATGACCCAAGGCCACTCATCAAGGTCCAGGAGAAGTGTCTACCCAAGCACCAGCCGAG GTCTGAAAACCATGCCTGAAGCAAAGAAGCCCTCTCACCGGCGTGGAATTTGTGAGGACGAATCTTGCCATGGAGTGATAATGGAGAAGTTCATCAAGGATGTGTCACGTGGCCCCAGATCAGGAAGAGCAAGGGAGCCGGAGGAGCGGCCACAGAGGCTCCCCAGAATGCCAGATGATAACTGGAAGGATGCTGCCTTCAGCAGGAGGGAGTCAGTGATCCAGGAGAGGGGTTCTGAAGGGAGTGCCTTCAGGGGGGGCTTCAGGTTCAACTCAAGCCTTGTTTCCAGAAAGAGAGTTCTGGAAAGAAAAAGGCGCTATCATTTTGACACAGTCCATGATCATAATGGCTGTGTCAGAAAGAAGCCCTTTGACTGTGGCAGTGAGATGAGAAAGGCCATGAGCATGAGTAGCCTAAATGGCCTCGGCTCCTCCTCCTATTCCGAGTCACAGTCAGTGGACTTTGGGTCCATGGCGTATGTGTGTGATGAGTGTGGGCGGTCATTCAATGTCATCTCAGAGTTTGTTGAGCACCAGATCATGCACACCAGAGAGAACCTCTATGAGTATGGGGAGTCCTTCATTCACAGTGTGGCAGTCAGTGAGGTTCAGAAAGGTCAGGTTGGAGGGAAACGCTTCGAGTGTAAGGAGTGTGGGGAAACCTTCAATAAGAGTGCCGCGCTGGCTGAGCATCGGAAGATCCACGCTAGAGAGTGCCGTGCAGAGCGCAGGGAGCAGGAGCACGAGGAGACCGTCATGCCTAGCCCAACCTTCAGTGAGCTTCAGAAGATATATGGCAAAGACAAATTCTATGAGTGCAGGGTTTGTAAGGAAACCTTCCTTCATAGTTCTGCCCTGATTGAGCACCAGAAAATCCACAACAGAGGGAATTTTGGAGAAGACAAAGATAATGAGCGTGAGCCTGAGCGAGAGCGTGAACATCGGGAAATTTTCATGCCCAACGCAGCCCTGAATGAATTTCAGAAAATGTATAATAAGGAGAAAATCTATGAGTGTAAGGTTTGTGGGGAGACCTTCCTTCATAGCTCATCCCTGAAGGAACATCAGAAAGTCCACACCAGAGGAAACCCATTTGAAAACAGGAGCAAAGTGTGTGAGGAAACCTTTATTCCTGGTCAGTCCCTTAAAAGACGTCAGAAGACTTACACCAAGGAGAAGCTCTTTGCCTTCGCAGATGGCAGGGATGCCTTTATGCAAAGCTCCGATCTCAGCGAGCGTCAGAAAATCCATGCTCGGAAGAACTTCTTTGAAAGCAGGGCATATGAGAAATCTGTCATTCACAGCACGCCCTTCACCGAGTCTCAGAAGAGTCACACTATAACAAGACCCCCTGAAGATGAGGAGGATGAGAAGGCCTTCACCATCAGCAGCAACCCTGATGAAGACCAGCGGGTGTCCACCACAGGGCGATTCTACAAGAGGTCTGTGATCCACAGCTTTACCCCTGCTGAGACTCTGAGAAGTCACAGCATAGCAGGGCCCAGTCAACTAAAAGCAGTCGCAGAGTCCACCATTCAGAGCTCAGCTGCCGCTAGGAGCGCCTGTGAAGGGAAGGAGCACAAGAGGTCTGTCATCCATAGCCTGGCTGCTCCCAGACCCCTGAAACGTCACAGTGGAAATGGGCAAAATGAATGTGATGAGAAGGGAGAATCCTCCATTTATATCTCAGACCTTAATAATAAGCGACGGAAGATTGCTGCCAGAGAGAACCCTTCTGAAGCGGGTAAGAATAACAACTATAAGGATTCTGTTATGCCAAGTGTATCTCATGCTGAACCTCCAAGAAGTCTCGCTGGAGAGGGATCCAGTGAATTCAAGCAAGATGCCAAATTTTCTCTTCCCAGCTCAAATGTCCGTGAACACCAGAAGGCACGTGCTAAAAAGAAGTACATCGAACACAGGGGCAACGAGACCTCTGTAATCCATTCCCTACATTTTGGTGAACTGCAAACAGTTCGCCCTAGAGAGAAGCTGTATGAATGTCAGGAATGTGGGGAGTGCTTTGCTCGTAGCTCTGACCTCACTGAGCACCAGAAGATTCACAATAGAGAGAAGCCCTCTGGAAGTAGAATTTATGAGCGATCTGTCATTCGCAGCTTGGCCCCTACTGACCCTCAGACGAGTTATGCCCAAGAGCGCTATGCTGAAGAGCAAGCACGCTACAAACGTAGAGAGTCAGGGCAGAGCTCTGCTTTCAGCAGCTTCTTCCGTGCACGTCTGAACATCTACACCCAAGAAAAGTCCTCTGGCAAGGCCACCCGAGGTCAGGAGCCCCACAGCAGAGAGACCCGTGCTCGGGAGCCCCAGAGAGAGGAAACTCATGCTTGGGAGCCCCGTGGCAAGAAGACCCTTGCTCAGGAGCCCCATGGAGAGGAAACTTGTGCTTGGAAGCCCCACGGTGAGGAGGCCCATGCTCAGGAGCCCCACAGAGAGGAAACTCCTGCCCAGGAGCCCTATGGCAAGGAGATCTGTGCTCAGAAGCCCCGTGGAGAAGAAACTCCTGCTCAGAAGCCCCACAGAGAGGAAACTCCTGCCCAGGAGCCCCAGGGTGAAGAGACCCGTGGTCAAGAGCCCCCTGGAGAGGAAACTCATCATCAGGAGACCCAGAGTCAGGAGACCCATGGTCAGAAGCCCCATGGCAAGGAGCCCCGTGGCCAGGAGCCCCGTGGCCAGGAGCCCTGTGGTCAAGAGCCCCGTGGTGAAGAGCCCCGTGGTCAGGAGCCCCATGGTGAGGAGCCCCATGGTGTAGAAGCCCATGGTGAGGAGACCCACGATCAGGAGATGGTTGAAGACACTGTCATTCAGGGGTCAGATCTGGAGGAGCGCCAGAAGGATGACCCAGATGACACAATCTACGAATGTCAGGACTGTGGGCTGGGATTTGCGGATCTCACAGATCTCACAGGTCATCAGGATGTCCACATCAGAAAGAGTGTTGACAGTAGCAAAGACACAGAGTCTCAAGTTCACGTCCATTCCATCAATGAGTTTTCGAAGGAGTTCACTGGTGAGCAGCTCTTTGAATGCCCAAAATGTGGGGAATCTTTTATTCATAGCTCCTTCCTTTTTGAGCATCAGAGAATCCATGAGCAAGACCAGCTGTACTCCATGAAGGGATGTGATGATGGTTTTATTTCCCTCTTGCCTGTGAAGCCACGGAGGAATCGTGCTGCGGAGAGGAATCCTGCTCTTGCTGGGTCGGCCATCCGATGCCTTCAGTGTGGACAGGGCTTCATTCATAGCTCTGCTCTCAATGAGCACATGAGACACCACAGGGAGGATGAATTACTGGAGCAGAGCGAGATGGCTGAGGAAGTCCTCATTCATGGCTTTGCCCTCACCGAGTTCCAGGGAAGTGAGACCGAGGAGAAGCTCTTTGAATGCACAATATGTGGAGAGTGCTTCTTCACTGCAAAAGAACTTGGCGATCACCACACCAAGGTCCACAAGGATGAGCCCTATGAATATGGGCCCTCCTACACTCACACTTCATTTCTTGCAGAGCCCTTCAGGAAGCCAATGCCATTCTATGAGTGCAAAGATTGTGGGCAGGCCTTTATCCACGACACGGTCCTAACCAAGCACACCGTGTTTCAccctgaggaagaggaggaggaggaggaggaagaggaggaggaagaggaagaagaagaagctgctgctgcccaggaagTTGAAGCCAATGTCCTCGTTCCACAAGAAATCCTGCGAATTCAAGGGTCAAACATAGAAGCTGCTGAGCCAGAGGTGGAGGTTGCTGAGCCCGAGGTAGAGGCTGCCGAGCCAGAAGTAGAAGCTGCCGAGCCAAATGGAGAGGCTGAAGGGCCAGGAGGAGAGGCTGCAGAGCCCCATGGAGAAGCCGAGCAGCCAATTGTGGATGCAGATGAGCCAGATGGTGTAGGGATTGAAGACCCGGAGGAGGGAGCCCAAGGGCCAGAAGGAGATGCTGACGGGCCTGAGGGCCTAGGAGTGGGAGATCCGGAAGAGGAGGGTGAAGACGAGGAGATTGAGGTGGAAGAGCCCTATGATGGCTACAAGGAGTGCACAGAGACCTTCCCGTGCAGCGCAGCCTTGGGTGGGCCCCTGAAGGCCCAGGCCAGCATGGTCATGCTGGAGCCCGTGGGCGCCCCCGGGGAGTGCTCAGGCTACATCCAGCGTGCCAGCACCAGCACCGGAGGCACCCAGCCAGCCGACGAGAAGCACTTCAGATGTGATGTCTGTGGGCAGCTCTTCAGTGACCGCCTGTCCCTTGCCAGGCACCAGAACAGCCACACTGGCTAA
- the Peg3 gene encoding paternally-expressed gene 3 protein isoform X1: protein MHQPDDDSSSDMTSDDEMSPNRGAPPPRPGRSSSSDREREWDRRGRSRDTEPRDRWLYTRSPRSRLPQRDLSLPVMAKRRFGIERDDRDSMDYESRSQDAESYQNVVNLNQDRKPQNPVQDNMENYRKLLSLGVQLAEDDRHSHMTQGHSSRSRRSVYPSTSRGLKTMPEAKKPSHRRGICEDESCHGVIMEKFIKDVSRGPRSGRAREPEERPQRLPRMPDDNWKDAAFSRRESVIQERGSEGSAFRGGFRFNSSLVSRKRVLERKRRYHFDTVHDHNGCVRKKPFDCGSEMRKAMSMSSLNGLGSSSYSESQSVDFGSMAYVCDECGRSFNVISEFVEHQIMHTRENLYEYGESFIHSVAVSEVQKGQVGGKRFECKECGETFNKSAALAEHRKIHARECRAERREQEHEETVMPSPTFSELQKIYGKDKFYECRVCKETFLHSSALIEHQKIHNRGNFGEDKDNEREPEREREHREIFMPNAALNEFQKMYNKEKIYECKVCGETFLHSSSLKEHQKVHTRGNPFENRSKVCEETFIPGQSLKRRQKTYTKEKLFAFADGRDAFMQSSDLSERQKIHARKNFFESRAYEKSVIHSTPFTESQKSHTITRPPEDEEDEKAFTISSNPDEDQRVSTTGRFYKRSVIHSFTPAETLRSHSIAGPSQLKAVAESTIQSSAAARSACEGKEHKRSVIHSLAAPRPLKRHSGNGQNECDEKGESSIYISDLNNKRRKIAARENPSEAGKNNNYKDSVMPSVSHAEPPRSLAGEGSSEFKQDAKFSLPSSNVREHQKARAKKKYIEHRGNETSVIHSLHFGELQTVRPREKLYECQECGECFARSSDLTEHQKIHNREKPSGSRIYERSVIRSLAPTDPQTSYAQERYAEEQARYKRRESGQSSAFSSFFRARLNIYTQEKSSGKATRGQEPHSRETRAREPQREETHAWEPRGKKTLAQEPHGEETCAWKPHGEEAHAQEPHREETPAQEPYGKEICAQKPRGEETPAQKPHREETPAQEPQGEETRGQEPPGEETHHQETQSQETHGQKPHGKEPRGQEPRGQEPCGQEPRGEEPRGQEPHGEEPHGVEAHGEETHDQEMVEDTVIQGSDLEERQKDDPDDTIYECQDCGLGFADLTDLTGHQDVHIRKSVDSSKDTESQVHVHSINEFSKEFTGEQLFECPKCGESFIHSSFLFEHQRIHEQDQLYSMKGCDDGFISLLPVKPRRNRAAERNPALAGSAIRCLQCGQGFIHSSALNEHMRHHREDELLEQSEMAEEVLIHGFALTEFQGSETEEKLFECTICGECFFTAKELGDHHTKVHKDEPYEYGPSYTHTSFLAEPFRKPMPFYECKDCGQAFIHDTVLTKHTVFHPEEEEEEEEEEEEEEEEEEAAAAQEVEANVLVPQEILRIQGSNIEAAEPEVEVAEPEVEAAEPEVEAAEPNGEAEGPGGEAAEPHGEAEQPIVDADEPDGVGIEDPEEGAQGPEGDADGPEGLGVGDPEEEGEDEEIEVEEPYDGYKECTETFPCSAALGGPLKAQASMVMLEPVGAPGECSGYIQRASTSTGGTQPADEKHFRCDVCGQLFSDRLSLARHQNSHTG, encoded by the exons ATGCACCAGCCCGACG ACGACAGCAGCAGCGACATGACCAGTGACGATGAGATGAGCCCCAACAGAGGAGCCCCACCACCTAGACCAGGCCGCTCGTCCAGCA GTGACCGGGAGCGGGAATGGGACCGGAGGGGCCGGAGCCGAGACACGGAGCCTCGAGACCGCTGGTTGTACACCAGGAGCCCTAGAAGCA GGCTGCCTCAGCGGGATCTTTCCCTTCCTGTGATGGCGAAAAGAAGATTTGGAATTGAAAGAGATGACAGGGACTCGATGGATTATGAGTCCCGCTCCCAG GATGCGGAATCATACCAGAATGTCGTGAACCTCAATCAGGACAGGAAACCTCAGAACCCAGTCCAGGACAACATGGAGAACTACAGGAAGTTGCTCTCCCTGG GGGTACAACTTGCTGAAGATGACCGCCATTCCCACATGACCCAAGGCCACTCATCAAGGTCCAGGAGAAGTGTCTACCCAAGCACCAGCCGAG GTCTGAAAACCATGCCTGAAGCAAAGAAGCCCTCTCACCGGCGTGGAATTTGTGAGGACGAATCTTGCCATGGAGTGATAATGGAGAAGTTCATCAAGGATGTGTCACGTGGCCCCAGATCAGGAAGAGCAAGGGAGCCGGAGGAGCGGCCACAGAGGCTCCCCAGAATGCCAGATGATAACTGGAAGGATGCTGCCTTCAGCAGGAGGGAGTCAGTGATCCAGGAGAGGGGTTCTGAAGGGAGTGCCTTCAGGGGGGGCTTCAGGTTCAACTCAAGCCTTGTTTCCAGAAAGAGAGTTCTGGAAAGAAAAAGGCGCTATCATTTTGACACAGTCCATGATCATAATGGCTGTGTCAGAAAGAAGCCCTTTGACTGTGGCAGTGAGATGAGAAAGGCCATGAGCATGAGTAGCCTAAATGGCCTCGGCTCCTCCTCCTATTCCGAGTCACAGTCAGTGGACTTTGGGTCCATGGCGTATGTGTGTGATGAGTGTGGGCGGTCATTCAATGTCATCTCAGAGTTTGTTGAGCACCAGATCATGCACACCAGAGAGAACCTCTATGAGTATGGGGAGTCCTTCATTCACAGTGTGGCAGTCAGTGAGGTTCAGAAAGGTCAGGTTGGAGGGAAACGCTTCGAGTGTAAGGAGTGTGGGGAAACCTTCAATAAGAGTGCCGCGCTGGCTGAGCATCGGAAGATCCACGCTAGAGAGTGCCGTGCAGAGCGCAGGGAGCAGGAGCACGAGGAGACCGTCATGCCTAGCCCAACCTTCAGTGAGCTTCAGAAGATATATGGCAAAGACAAATTCTATGAGTGCAGGGTTTGTAAGGAAACCTTCCTTCATAGTTCTGCCCTGATTGAGCACCAGAAAATCCACAACAGAGGGAATTTTGGAGAAGACAAAGATAATGAGCGTGAGCCTGAGCGAGAGCGTGAACATCGGGAAATTTTCATGCCCAACGCAGCCCTGAATGAATTTCAGAAAATGTATAATAAGGAGAAAATCTATGAGTGTAAGGTTTGTGGGGAGACCTTCCTTCATAGCTCATCCCTGAAGGAACATCAGAAAGTCCACACCAGAGGAAACCCATTTGAAAACAGGAGCAAAGTGTGTGAGGAAACCTTTATTCCTGGTCAGTCCCTTAAAAGACGTCAGAAGACTTACACCAAGGAGAAGCTCTTTGCCTTCGCAGATGGCAGGGATGCCTTTATGCAAAGCTCCGATCTCAGCGAGCGTCAGAAAATCCATGCTCGGAAGAACTTCTTTGAAAGCAGGGCATATGAGAAATCTGTCATTCACAGCACGCCCTTCACCGAGTCTCAGAAGAGTCACACTATAACAAGACCCCCTGAAGATGAGGAGGATGAGAAGGCCTTCACCATCAGCAGCAACCCTGATGAAGACCAGCGGGTGTCCACCACAGGGCGATTCTACAAGAGGTCTGTGATCCACAGCTTTACCCCTGCTGAGACTCTGAGAAGTCACAGCATAGCAGGGCCCAGTCAACTAAAAGCAGTCGCAGAGTCCACCATTCAGAGCTCAGCTGCCGCTAGGAGCGCCTGTGAAGGGAAGGAGCACAAGAGGTCTGTCATCCATAGCCTGGCTGCTCCCAGACCCCTGAAACGTCACAGTGGAAATGGGCAAAATGAATGTGATGAGAAGGGAGAATCCTCCATTTATATCTCAGACCTTAATAATAAGCGACGGAAGATTGCTGCCAGAGAGAACCCTTCTGAAGCGGGTAAGAATAACAACTATAAGGATTCTGTTATGCCAAGTGTATCTCATGCTGAACCTCCAAGAAGTCTCGCTGGAGAGGGATCCAGTGAATTCAAGCAAGATGCCAAATTTTCTCTTCCCAGCTCAAATGTCCGTGAACACCAGAAGGCACGTGCTAAAAAGAAGTACATCGAACACAGGGGCAACGAGACCTCTGTAATCCATTCCCTACATTTTGGTGAACTGCAAACAGTTCGCCCTAGAGAGAAGCTGTATGAATGTCAGGAATGTGGGGAGTGCTTTGCTCGTAGCTCTGACCTCACTGAGCACCAGAAGATTCACAATAGAGAGAAGCCCTCTGGAAGTAGAATTTATGAGCGATCTGTCATTCGCAGCTTGGCCCCTACTGACCCTCAGACGAGTTATGCCCAAGAGCGCTATGCTGAAGAGCAAGCACGCTACAAACGTAGAGAGTCAGGGCAGAGCTCTGCTTTCAGCAGCTTCTTCCGTGCACGTCTGAACATCTACACCCAAGAAAAGTCCTCTGGCAAGGCCACCCGAGGTCAGGAGCCCCACAGCAGAGAGACCCGTGCTCGGGAGCCCCAGAGAGAGGAAACTCATGCTTGGGAGCCCCGTGGCAAGAAGACCCTTGCTCAGGAGCCCCATGGAGAGGAAACTTGTGCTTGGAAGCCCCACGGTGAGGAGGCCCATGCTCAGGAGCCCCACAGAGAGGAAACTCCTGCCCAGGAGCCCTATGGCAAGGAGATCTGTGCTCAGAAGCCCCGTGGAGAAGAAACTCCTGCTCAGAAGCCCCACAGAGAGGAAACTCCTGCCCAGGAGCCCCAGGGTGAAGAGACCCGTGGTCAAGAGCCCCCTGGAGAGGAAACTCATCATCAGGAGACCCAGAGTCAGGAGACCCATGGTCAGAAGCCCCATGGCAAGGAGCCCCGTGGCCAGGAGCCCCGTGGCCAGGAGCCCTGTGGTCAAGAGCCCCGTGGTGAAGAGCCCCGTGGTCAGGAGCCCCATGGTGAGGAGCCCCATGGTGTAGAAGCCCATGGTGAGGAGACCCACGATCAGGAGATGGTTGAAGACACTGTCATTCAGGGGTCAGATCTGGAGGAGCGCCAGAAGGATGACCCAGATGACACAATCTACGAATGTCAGGACTGTGGGCTGGGATTTGCGGATCTCACAGATCTCACAGGTCATCAGGATGTCCACATCAGAAAGAGTGTTGACAGTAGCAAAGACACAGAGTCTCAAGTTCACGTCCATTCCATCAATGAGTTTTCGAAGGAGTTCACTGGTGAGCAGCTCTTTGAATGCCCAAAATGTGGGGAATCTTTTATTCATAGCTCCTTCCTTTTTGAGCATCAGAGAATCCATGAGCAAGACCAGCTGTACTCCATGAAGGGATGTGATGATGGTTTTATTTCCCTCTTGCCTGTGAAGCCACGGAGGAATCGTGCTGCGGAGAGGAATCCTGCTCTTGCTGGGTCGGCCATCCGATGCCTTCAGTGTGGACAGGGCTTCATTCATAGCTCTGCTCTCAATGAGCACATGAGACACCACAGGGAGGATGAATTACTGGAGCAGAGCGAGATGGCTGAGGAAGTCCTCATTCATGGCTTTGCCCTCACCGAGTTCCAGGGAAGTGAGACCGAGGAGAAGCTCTTTGAATGCACAATATGTGGAGAGTGCTTCTTCACTGCAAAAGAACTTGGCGATCACCACACCAAGGTCCACAAGGATGAGCCCTATGAATATGGGCCCTCCTACACTCACACTTCATTTCTTGCAGAGCCCTTCAGGAAGCCAATGCCATTCTATGAGTGCAAAGATTGTGGGCAGGCCTTTATCCACGACACGGTCCTAACCAAGCACACCGTGTTTCAccctgaggaagaggaggaggaggaggaggaagaggaggaggaagaggaagaagaagaagctgctgctgcccaggaagTTGAAGCCAATGTCCTCGTTCCACAAGAAATCCTGCGAATTCAAGGGTCAAACATAGAAGCTGCTGAGCCAGAGGTGGAGGTTGCTGAGCCCGAGGTAGAGGCTGCCGAGCCAGAAGTAGAAGCTGCCGAGCCAAATGGAGAGGCTGAAGGGCCAGGAGGAGAGGCTGCAGAGCCCCATGGAGAAGCCGAGCAGCCAATTGTGGATGCAGATGAGCCAGATGGTGTAGGGATTGAAGACCCGGAGGAGGGAGCCCAAGGGCCAGAAGGAGATGCTGACGGGCCTGAGGGCCTAGGAGTGGGAGATCCGGAAGAGGAGGGTGAAGACGAGGAGATTGAGGTGGAAGAGCCCTATGATGGCTACAAGGAGTGCACAGAGACCTTCCCGTGCAGCGCAGCCTTGGGTGGGCCCCTGAAGGCCCAGGCCAGCATGGTCATGCTGGAGCCCGTGGGCGCCCCCGGGGAGTGCTCAGGCTACATCCAGCGTGCCAGCACCAGCACCGGAGGCACCCAGCCAGCCGACGAGAAGCACTTCAGATGTGATGTCTGTGGGCAGCTCTTCAGTGACCGCCTGTCCCTTGCCAGGCACCAGAACAGCCACACTGGCTAA